One segment of Drosophila ananassae strain 14024-0371.13 chromosome 3R, ASM1763931v2, whole genome shotgun sequence DNA contains the following:
- the LOC26514063 gene encoding uncharacterized protein LOC26514063: MSDDMNILLEEGSFVLEMDQPVQVNVEEEPQEQLQENYEEDHFEIFSLSSGPYRFLRNCSNAGVWMCALYNLCVILLLISVYVYRRMK; the protein is encoded by the exons ATGAG TGACGACATGAATATTTTGCTGGAGGAGGGGAGCTTCGTCCTTGAAATGGATCAACCTGTACAAGTGAATGTCGAGGAGGAGCCACAGGAGCAGCTACAAGAGAATTATGAAGAAGACCACTttgaaattttctcacttagCTCCGGCCCCTATAGGTTTTTGCGAAATTGTAGCAATGCAGGAGTATGGATGTGTGCTCTCTACAACTTGTGCGTTATACTTCTACTGATCAGTGTCTATGTTTACAGACGCATGAAATAA
- the LOC6497898 gene encoding uncharacterized protein LOC6497898 has protein sequence MEFQLLLPLPLVVWLALAFSPSFTPVRCQTVSCNLGTSVRQKRIVIRSPATGELAKLDSCQYRVAPWSSQVCQVRVDFERLDLPQPQLNATTQLLECRAFVQIQRFRLCGRSNGQHLYFPLRRGQELQLLFRLASGLSGQSSWQLTLTQLECPLESAAVATRRPAVQLPTVRPILPFLGNLLPRTIFGGQSGLGSGSGPAAQLIQSLTSPSMADLELLAPLGCDQYFRTQTGGIVSFNFAGGIYMPSTRYSICIKGAADDEIRYKIDHFALSKANSDAPGPAYDTDCRSTVKTTGRVSDYLSIPNAFMVSRPELQASFYCGSNLSGQELVARPPFVMHFSSDAQSSASETGFQLTYAVRQARTEQPEQTEL, from the exons ATGGAATTTcaactgctgctgccgctgccgttgGTGGTGTGGCTGGCCCTCGCATTTTCACCCTCATTTACACCTGTCCGCTGTCAGACGGTGTCCTGCAATTTGGGAACAAGTGTCCGCCAGAAGCGCATCGTTATCCGCAGCCCGGCGACAGGCGAATTGGCCAAGTTGGACAGTTGCCAGTACCGCGTGGCCCCGTGGAGCAGCCAGGTGTGTCAGGTGCGCGTTGATTTCGAGCGATTGGACTTGCCGCAGCCGCAGTTGAATGCGACTACCCAGCTGCTAGAGTGCCGCGCTTTTGTGCAGATTCAGCGATTTCGACTTTGTGGTCGCAGTAACGGTCAGCACTTGTACTTCCCCCTCCGCCGAGGCCAGGAGCTGCAGCTACTCTTCCGCCTAGCCAGCGGTCTTTCCGGCCAGTCCTCGTGGCAGTTGACCCTCACCCAACTGGAGTGTCCCCTCGAATCGGCTGCTGTGGCAACCCGTCGACCTGCTGTGCAGTTGCCCACGGTTCGTCCCATACTGCCCTTTCTGGGAAACCTGTTGCCAAGGACCATATTTGGTGGCCAATCGGGCTTGGGGTCCGGGTCGGGACCCGCTGCTCAGCTAATACAGTCCCTGACCTCGCCTTCGATGGCCGACCTAGAACTCCTGGCTCCTCTGGGCTGCGATCAGTACTTCAGGACCCAAACTGGGGGCATTGTCAGCTTCAACTTCGCAGGTGGCATCTACATGCCCAGCACGAGGTACTCCATTTGTATAAAGGGAGCGGCCGACGACGAGATAAG GTATAAGATCGATCACTTTGCGCTGTCCAAGGCCAATTCAGATGCACCAGGACCGGCCTACGACACCGACTGTCGCAGTACAGTGAAGACTACCGGTCGAGTGTCCGACTACCTGAGCATTCCGAACGCGTTCATGGTCAGTCGGCCGGAGCTACAGGCCAGCTTCTACTGTGGCAGCAACCTCTCGGGGCAGGAGTTGGTGGCACGTCCGCCGTTTGTGATGCACTTTTCCAGCGACGCTCAGTCGAGTGCCTCCGAAACAGGCTTCCAGCTGACCTACGCTGTCCGGCAGGCCCGGACGGAGCAGCCGGAGCAGACAGAGCTGTAA
- the LOC6497633 gene encoding uncharacterized protein LOC6497633 — translation MGKCGENTEFSLVEYGTPFAMDTDGKLASSSGLGRAHDEVDFTSGYETQYRKEYSPLKPIFVPPPDKKHAWFRNWSTILMIFFLSGVFILGTVMLVVQVFTVSPLQIFIIVAVYVALAAVLIWLEIQSVKVR, via the coding sequence atGGGGAAGTGTGGAGAAAACACAGAGTTCTCTTTAGTCGAATACGGAACGCCTTTCGCAATGGACACGGACGGGAAACTGGCGAGCTCCTCGGGTCTGGGAAGAGCCCACGACGAGGTCGATTTTACCAGCGGCTATGAGACACAGTACCGGAAGGAGTATAGCCCCCTCAAGCCCATATTTGTGCCGCCACCGGACAAGAAGCATGCATGGTTCCGCAACTGGTCCACCATTCTGATGATCTTCTTTCTGTCGGGCGTCTTCATCCTGGGCACCGTGATGCTGGTGGTGCAGGTCTTCACCGTCAGTCCCCTGCAGATCTTCATCATTGTGGCGGTCTATGTGGCCCTGGCCGCCGTCCTGATCTGGCTGGAGATTCAGTCCGTCAAAGTGCGATGA